The Punica granatum isolate Tunisia-2019 chromosome 4, ASM765513v2, whole genome shotgun sequence sequence GTTTATCTATCTAGTTCTTTCCATTGTACTTTCATCATTTTATCAGACTTCTTCATTTAATGAAATATTCTCAGTTCATTCACTGTTCAATTAGTTTGAGTGAATGCACGTTGTCATTCTAAGGGAGGCATTAGCAAAAGAATCCACAACGGATTTGAAATGAAAAGAGGTTCACTGATTTTCTAGGagttgaaaaattgaaaatggcctttcTCCTTTCACCAAAATCCAAAAACATAGACTTGATTAATGTCTTAATAGTTTTTATAAACCATAAATTTAGGCTCGTAAATCCTTCTAAACACTTATTTGAATTTGGCTTCACAGTGAATCTTATGCTCTTGTAAAATCCTATGAGTACGCTCATGTTAATGTACGGATGTCTTATGTGTAATGTGTGAGTGGCGATAATAACACAAAGTGACTTGCTTATCAAAAGTCGACACGACACTCGTGCACGATGACATGTGAGAATTGTAAACATATTTGCTGATGGAACGATTTATTAGAAATTCTGTGCGTATTTCGGGTATAAACGAGTAAGTTTATATGAAGAACCAGCTATCTTGTATAATAGGGTTATGCATAGAAATAATTGTACCGTGTTCGGTCTAACCTGCTGATGGACACAAAAGTGATGATGGAGAGGGATGACACGCAGGACCGAGTCGCATTCATTCCAGGGGCAATTGCTCCCCTCACTGCCTCATGGATTTTGaggattttttaatatttttttccacaaatataattttttttaagactTTGCTCTCTAAAAAGAATGTCGTATTATTATTTTGCCCCATTTTAAAAATGTATCTATGCGTTATGTATATGTCAAATTATTCCAGAAAGAAAATCCCCATTGCGTTCTTGATAACACAGATATTTAGTCCCGGACTCAAACCAATTATTTCAacttgatataaaaaaatcacatatacatatgcatTCATCAATTCTACTTCTTGGTAGTCCTTCACTGTGCTTGAATCTACCCTCCTGTCAACTATGCATTATACTTCATTTCACGTGCATTATGTAAAATATCCACTGGACTTATAATCGACTAAACGGTTCCCGATCTATTATAAGCCATTGTATACATTAATTGTATAGTGtatttttacccaaaaaaaaaaaagcctaaacaaaaatatttgaaattggaAGGGAATGACCATAAGAGTACGACTGACATATATATGGCTGAATTCCTCAATGCATACGATTACGATGACGATGAGCTCCAGTTTGTCTTGTCTTTTCCCCTGGCATTGGAACATCTCACTTGTCTTATTTCGCAAGTTAACATCTCAATTCACAATCATGCTATGTTTGAATCGCTCCTAATGATAGAATCAAGGGAAAGGTTGAAGGGGACAGCTTTACTACTCCTTGTTTACAAATTTGTTACAAAGATTAGATGCTCAGGGACAAGTACGAGATGCCGATCCTTAGAGATAATTGTTTCAAAAAGTGATGTTTTCGCGTTATACATGTCCCTTCAAGTACATTGAAAACtataagaaaatagagaaTTACTTGTGTTAAATAAGTGTCAGAAATTACGTGTACAAATGCATGTACGAATATTCGGCAAAAATACTCATTCTTTGAATTGCATCTACATTTTTAAACCAAATTCTAGTAATCATATTATAAGCTTCGCTAGTTTGCCTAATTGGACGAGTTAATCACTTACCTTTCGTTTTTATTTAGTGAATACCGATGGATTTTGGTCCGATTGCATGAGCCATCGTGCGGGGGAAGTACAAGACACTGATCTTCTAGAGATAATCGAGTTGAAGTGATGTTTTGCGTCGTACTTGTCCCTTCAAGTACATTGGAAAACtataagaaaattgaaaactaCTTGCGCTAGACAAGCGTCATAAATTACTTGTACGTAATAAGATATGTGTGCGTATATTCGTGTGAAAATACTTCTTCTTTGATTGCATTTACATTTGAAAACCAAATCTAGTAATCATATTATAAGCTTCGTTAATCTGCCTAATTGTACAAGTCTACTAATTGCTTACCTTTCGTTTTTATTTAGTGAATATCGACGGATTTTGCTCCGATTGCATGAGCCATTGCGTGGGAGAAGTACGAGACGTTGATCCTCTTGAGATAATCGACTCGAAGTGATGTTTTTGTGTCGTACTTGTCCTTTCAAGTACATTGGAAACTAtgagaaaattgaaaactaaTTGCGCTAGAAAAGCGTCAGAATTTACTCGTACGTAAAAAGATACGCGTGACCAAcatgagttggttcaaacggTTCGATACTTAATTTGTTTAAGCAAAGTCTTGAGTTCGAATTCTTATGAATGCAAAAAATCTATGCtggaagagttttatctcttaatagTCCAACTTGACTagattggattagtcggggtcCAATTAAACTTTTacatatcgaaaaaaaagatacGCATACGTATATTTGTGCGAAAATACTTATTCTTTGATTGCATTTACACATTAAAACCAAATTCTAGCAATCATATCATAAGCTTGGTTAGTTTGCCTAATTGGATAAGTTAACTAATCGCTTACCTTTGGTTTCTATTTAGTGAATACCGACGGATTTTGCTCCGATTGCATGAGCCATTGCAGAAAGAGCCGATCATCCGTAATACAATTTTCGATATTCGGTAATTAGATCTTGGATTGGAATAACTCATACGCACATCACCTACGCTCCCTGAGATTGCCTTCAATAGAAGAGCGACCTTCAGGAAAAAGACCGTAGGCACTTGCATCTATTGGATCCCTAAATCAACAGTATCCATAAGACCGAAGAATGAAATATATCTTATGCTGAATTTTACCAAATTCCCTCTATACCCTTTCAAAACATTAGcctcatttttataattcctATTGCGACgggtgaaataaaaaaatatatatattgagatgAAAAGACATTTATGCCCCGCATTGCCTCCATGATGGTACCGGTTCATGTGTTGGACCGACGGTGATCTGAACGGCACAATGAATGACGATTTGACTGAATTAATCGGGTTCAATTTTGTTATTCCATTAGAGTCTCCATCAATTAATGGGAGGTTTCCTAATCCTTGGGGACTCGATTTATCTCCGTGTGAGTTCTTAAATGGAGATAGTTCATGTTTCATAGCTAGTCGGGGCCTCAATCAGGCCGTCATCCGCTGCGCCGTTCAAATCACCGAAAAGTACAGACCGGTCGGTCCAACACATGAACCGGTACCATCATGGAGGCAACGCGGGGCATAAATGTCTTTTcgtctcaatatatatattaatttttttaccttCTCCTTCGCAATAATACAATAATTCCATATATCGTCGTGGAGTCATTCAATTTCGCCCGTAGCCATAAACCCGaatctctcctctctctcttatcATCCTCCACAACCCATCACCCAGACATAGAGAGAGCGAGAGGGGGAGGAGAGGGGCCATcgcagaagaagaggaagaggaaggggaaagggtaaaaaaaaaaaaaaaaaaattgtaaggGCAAAAAAATTGACACCACATTCTTTCTCTTTGGGGCGATTCCATTGCCTAATTTATCCCCAAGTTTCCATTTTCCGTTGGTTTCTCGTCCCTGCTGCTGTTGTTGATCTTCGATCTCGATCTTCACCTACCATCGCCCGAATCTCGTTGACCTCATGCCTCGGGGCAGAAGCAACCAGAAATCTGTAAACCCTGCAGCCCTGCCGGATTCCTCCGCAGCCGTCCGACCGCGGGCAGCCCAGATAGAGACCAGGTTCCGGGGCGTGAGGAAGCGGCCGTGGGGGCGGTTCGCGGCGGAGATCCGGGACCCCGGGAAGAAGACCCGGGTCTGGCTCGGGACCTACGACTCTGCCGAGGATGCCGCCCGCGCATACGATGAGGCCGCCCGGTCGCTCCGTGGTCCCAAGGCCAAGACCAACTTCCCCATCGACGGTGAGTCCTCCGGCCTCCTGATCCGGGCTCTCCCCGGGGACCGACTCCCCTACAGCCGCCCCACCAGCAGCAGCCTCAGCTCCACCGTGGAGTCCTTCAGCGGGCCCCGCGTCTCGGACCGCGCCGTCCCCGCCGCCCCGCCTCGAGAGAGCAGCCGCCGGAGTCGGAGACCGCCCCCCGCGAGGGAGATCCGGCCCGAGGATTGCCAGAGCGACTGCGACTCCTCTTCCTCCGTGGTGGATGACGTGGACGACTGCTGCGTCCTCACCTCGTCGTTCCAACAGAACGTCCTGCCGTTCGATCTGAACCTCCCGCCTCCGGATCTCGACGGCTTGGACCTGCCCGACACGGCCCTCCGCCTCTAATGGAATATTAGACAGTCCGACGGCGCTGGTGTCGACGCTGGTCTTGTAATATCTTGTCTTCTTCACCccaacccttttttttttttttttaatctcattTTCCGGGAAAAGAAATGATGAAAAGAGGAAGAATTTCGGGTACCCTTCTTCATGAATTTCCATAAACATAAGCTACTTTGGTCAGattaatcaaaagaaaatcatatgTAGATTAGTGTTGTAAGAGGGTTGGTCAGTTTGTCCTTAGGGTTTTCTGCAACCCCTCAAGCCTCAGGATAGACGatgaatgaagaaaacaaGAAGACGACCATGGCGACGATGATGATGTCCTGTCTTGTGTCGTTGAAACCTAGAAGTTTCAATTTCGAAGAATTTCTGATCTGGGGTTCCTGATGACCCCCCCTTGATATGTATGTACAAAGATTAATTATCATCTTACTGAGAGAATAATTTCTCCAAAGtttccatctttcttttctttttttgtcacATTTTCTGGATTGCGTGCATGAATCTGAATCAGAACCCGTGTGCTGAGGCTGGCAAGTGTCTGCTCGTGAGGATGGAGCATATTTGGTAGTGTGATGATGTTATAGGAATCTAGAATAGAAACGAGTCTGGCTTTTTTTGGGATGGAGAAGCTGAGTAGGATCAGCATGAAACGATTCTTGGGTTTTATCTCTATATGTGCATTTGCCTTTTCATCTACCGAGCATTAGGCAGTTCTCATTTTCCCAGTCAGAAAATGGGAAGATGGTTTGGTGCTGCGCATCACTCTCGTCTCGGAAGAGCTCTTCCGCGATAGTGTTCAATTATCACCGATTGGACTATCGTATCGGGCTTTTCTTGTAACCGAGAAAACAAGGAAGTAGAAAAGGGAAATTCCTGCTCTTGtttcttgttttcttcttctttatttgATCAAAGATGAATTGCTTTTGGAGATAAAAGCTCCATTGATGAGCAAGAAATGAGTTTGGTCTTTTGCTCATATTAACCTAACCCCTTTTCTTGCTGTTGGCTTCTTCAATTCGAAGCCAATCTGCAGCTTTTGAAAATAAAGGTGCATTATTAGCAATAAATGATTTTGGTCATGCCATTTAATCCCAATTTCCCTCCTTTCTATTCTTTCACCCCCCAAGAGAAatggtttttttgtttttgtttcgGTTACCTTTT is a genomic window containing:
- the LOC116205549 gene encoding ethylene-responsive transcription factor 3-like, which gives rise to MPRGRSNQKSVNPAALPDSSAAVRPRAAQIETRFRGVRKRPWGRFAAEIRDPGKKTRVWLGTYDSAEDAARAYDEAARSLRGPKAKTNFPIDGESSGLLIRALPGDRLPYSRPTSSSLSSTVESFSGPRVSDRAVPAAPPRESSRRSRRPPPAREIRPEDCQSDCDSSSSVVDDVDDCCVLTSSFQQNVLPFDLNLPPPDLDGLDLPDTALRL